One Acutalibacter muris DNA window includes the following coding sequences:
- a CDS encoding ester cyclase, with translation MENKQIVKNFYELVVSKNSLQELYQYISKDCRLNIGNEKIPFGLEGMREHLVAIKKTYPDYTIKILRQFSDGDYVISEILMEGTHEGEWMGIKPTHKKLVFTGVNIDKVINGKIVEHGGSVNTFETLLEHDLIRPV, from the coding sequence ATGGAAAACAAACAAATTGTAAAGAATTTCTATGAATTGGTTGTATCAAAAAACTCGTTGCAAGAACTCTACCAGTATATATCGAAAGACTGCCGCCTTAATATTGGTAATGAAAAAATACCATTTGGATTAGAAGGTATGAGAGAACATCTTGTTGCTATAAAAAAGACTTACCCGGATTATACGATAAAAATATTACGGCAATTTTCTGATGGCGATTATGTAATATCTGAAATTCTTATGGAAGGTACACATGAAGGGGAATGGATGGGAATAAAGCCGACACATAAAAAACTGGTATTTACTGGTGTTAATATTGACAAAGTAATAAACGGCAAAATAGTAGAGCATGGCGGCTCCGTTAATACATTTGAAACATTGCTTGAGCATGACTTAATTAGGCCCGTATAA
- a CDS encoding tweety protein, which translates to MNLCFVFCHRQLSSIHENSQTEGVGNEVRQRASKDLANNLNLALLTIYTFLLFFCCFGCYKGEKPGNKGFSPATGSATG; encoded by the coding sequence ATGAATCTCTGTTTTGTTTTTTGCCATAGGCAGTTATCCTCCATACATGAAAATAGCCAGACAGAGGGTGTCGGCAACGAAGTCCGGCAACGGGCTTCAAAAGACCTTGCAAACAATCTCAATCTGGCACTACTTACTATTTATACTTTTCTTTTATTTTTCTGTTGTTTTGGTTGTTATAAGGGAGAAAAGCCCGGAAATAAGGGATTTTCCCCGGCAACCGGCTCGGCAACGGGATAG
- a CDS encoding recombinase family protein, translating into MFNEWYAKDISRKVRSSKKLRGNAGDPMCPPPYGYKKDPDNPRKWIIDDEAAEIVRRIYRLCIEGKGIETTARLLQEDGILTPAQYWASKGIRKGGKNSQETLCKWCKSTVTKILTLREYTGTLINFKTYSRSFKNKRRLINPEENRAVFENHHEAIIDPATWEQVQKIREGTKRRQPKNAEKNMFAGLLYCADCGHKLHFNVNHPNSAIEYFNCSNYRGNRGTCNETHYIRADSLEQVVLLELNRMVSYLKNHEDEFAELLAQKTTKDYERESRNRRQHLQELIARNQEVDRLFEHIYEDNVAGKLSDDRFMKMSQRYDEEQQQLKKDIAELQRQCDKEDDRAFCKEQFLRAVRKFMEMRTLTPVILHELVERIDVYHIQGKGKDRTQRIVIHYNFIGTLDLPEVEEYPENVVLDSRQGMAIEYLVGKAG; encoded by the coding sequence GTGTTCAACGAGTGGTATGCCAAAGACATCAGCCGCAAAGTACGCAGTTCCAAGAAGCTGCGTGGCAACGCTGGCGACCCCATGTGCCCACCGCCCTACGGCTACAAGAAAGACCCGGATAACCCCCGGAAGTGGATTATTGACGACGAAGCCGCCGAGATAGTCCGAAGGATATACCGGCTCTGCATCGAGGGAAAGGGGATTGAAACCACGGCCCGGTTATTGCAGGAGGATGGCATTTTGACCCCTGCTCAGTATTGGGCGAGCAAAGGTATCCGCAAGGGCGGCAAAAATAGCCAGGAAACCCTCTGCAAGTGGTGCAAATCGACTGTGACAAAAATCCTCACCCTCCGGGAGTATACCGGTACGCTGATCAACTTCAAGACCTACTCCAGGTCATTCAAAAACAAGCGCCGCTTGATAAATCCGGAAGAAAACCGGGCTGTTTTTGAGAATCATCATGAAGCCATTATCGACCCAGCTACATGGGAACAGGTGCAAAAAATCCGGGAAGGGACGAAGCGCCGCCAACCCAAGAACGCCGAGAAGAATATGTTTGCCGGCCTGCTGTACTGTGCCGACTGTGGCCATAAGCTGCACTTCAACGTCAACCACCCCAACAGCGCTATTGAGTATTTTAATTGTTCCAATTACCGGGGCAACAGGGGTACTTGCAATGAAACCCACTATATCCGGGCCGATTCGTTGGAGCAGGTGGTACTACTGGAACTTAACCGGATGGTCAGCTATCTGAAAAACCATGAGGATGAATTTGCCGAACTCCTGGCTCAGAAAACCACCAAGGATTACGAGCGGGAGAGCCGCAACAGGCGGCAGCATCTCCAGGAGCTGATTGCCCGGAACCAAGAGGTTGACCGGCTTTTTGAGCATATCTACGAGGATAATGTGGCGGGTAAGCTATCTGATGACCGTTTCATGAAAATGTCCCAGCGATACGATGAGGAACAGCAGCAGCTCAAAAAGGACATTGCAGAATTGCAGCGCCAGTGCGACAAGGAAGATGACCGGGCTTTCTGCAAGGAGCAGTTTCTGAGAGCGGTGCGGAAGTTCATGGAGATGAGGACGCTGACACCCGTTATCCTGCATGAGCTTGTGGAGAGGATTGACGTGTACCACATTCAGGGAAAGGGTAAGGATAGGACACAGAGAATCGTAATCCACTATAATTTTATCGGCACCTTGGATTTACCGGAGGTAGAGGAATACCCGGAAAACGTGGTGCTGGACAGCCGCCAGGGTATGGCGATTGAGTATCTTGTTGGCAAGGCCGGGTAA
- a CDS encoding TnpV protein, whose protein sequence is MNNTLTYIQNGDYLIPNLQLTEQPETPLGKYGRMRKTYLKDHRPILYNRLLMSEKLYPHLLEIDRTANSRLEQLMPKLAQAAGVTEELKARDMMQWVGLMNSCKAQAEEILLAELINS, encoded by the coding sequence ATGAACAACACCTTAACTTACATTCAGAACGGGGATTATCTGATTCCCAACCTGCAACTGACAGAACAGCCCGAAACGCCCCTGGGCAAGTACGGCAGGATGCGGAAAACCTACTTGAAGGATCACCGGCCCATCCTTTACAACCGTCTGCTGATGAGCGAGAAGCTGTACCCGCACCTGTTGGAGATCGACCGGACCGCGAACAGCCGATTGGAGCAGCTGATGCCAAAACTGGCGCAGGCGGCGGGCGTGACCGAGGAACTGAAAGCCCGCGATATGATGCAGTGGGTGGGCCTGATGAACAGCTGCAAGGCCCAGGCGGAGGAGATTCTGCTGGCGGAACTTATCAACAGCTGA
- a CDS encoding ABC transporter ATP-binding protein, with protein sequence MSILQTIDLKKYYGTEPNITRALDGVNFSVNEGAFVAVVGTSGSGKSTLLHMMGGLDTPTSGTVTVRDKELSKMNDEQLTIFRRRNIGFIFQNYNLVPILNVYENIVLPVELDGDTVDQKFLDEIVHLLGLEDKLKNMPNNLSGGQQQRVAIARALITKPAIVLADEPTGNLDSKTSAEVLGLIKRTSAEFRQTVVMITHNDDIARLADRIVRIEDGKIVE encoded by the coding sequence ATGAGCATTTTACAGACGATTGATCTGAAAAAGTATTACGGCACAGAGCCGAACATTACCCGCGCCCTTGATGGCGTGAACTTCTCTGTGAACGAGGGCGCGTTTGTGGCCGTTGTGGGAACTTCCGGCAGCGGCAAGTCCACCCTGCTTCACATGATGGGCGGGCTGGACACCCCCACCAGCGGAACCGTGACTGTCCGGGACAAAGAGCTGTCGAAAATGAACGACGAACAGCTCACCATCTTCCGCCGTCGCAACATCGGTTTTATCTTCCAGAACTATAACCTTGTTCCCATTCTGAATGTGTATGAGAACATTGTCCTGCCGGTGGAACTGGACGGGGATACGGTGGATCAGAAGTTTTTGGACGAGATCGTTCACCTGCTGGGGCTGGAAGATAAACTGAAAAATATGCCCAACAATCTTTCCGGCGGCCAGCAACAGCGTGTGGCTATCGCCCGCGCCTTGATTACCAAACCGGCTATTGTGCTGGCCGACGAACCAACCGGCAACCTTGACAGCAAGACCAGCGCCGAGGTGCTGGGACTTATCAAGCGTACCAGTGCGGAGTTCCGGCAAACTGTTGTGATGATTACCCACAATGACGACATTGCCCGCCTTGCAGATCGGATTGTCCGCATTGAGGACGGAAAGATTGTGGAGTAA
- a CDS encoding ParA family protein produces MNTQIIAIANQKGGVGKTTTCANLGIGLAQAGKKVLLIDGDPQGSLTISLGNPQPDKLPFTLSDAMGRILTDQPVRPGEGILRHPEGVDLMPADIQLSGMEVSLVNAMSRETILRQYLDTVKGQYSHILIDCQPSLGMLTVNALAAANRIIIPVQAEYLPAKGLEQLLSTVNKVKRQINPKLQIDGILLTMVDNRTNFAKEIAALLRETYGSKIKVFGTEIPHSVRAKEISAEGKSIFAHDPGGKVAEGYANLTKEVLKLEKQREKSRAGIGR; encoded by the coding sequence TTGAACACGCAAATCATCGCCATCGCCAACCAAAAGGGAGGTGTGGGCAAGACCACAACCTGTGCCAACTTAGGGATTGGACTGGCGCAGGCCGGAAAGAAAGTGCTACTCATTGACGGGGACCCGCAAGGGAGCCTGACCATCAGCCTGGGCAATCCCCAGCCGGATAAGCTGCCTTTTACCCTCTCCGACGCGATGGGCCGTATCCTGACCGATCAGCCGGTCCGCCCCGGCGAGGGGATTCTGCGCCACCCGGAGGGCGTGGACCTGATGCCGGCGGATATTCAGCTGTCCGGCATGGAGGTGTCGCTGGTAAACGCTATGAGCCGGGAAACGATTCTGCGGCAATACCTGGACACCGTAAAGGGGCAGTATTCCCATATCCTCATAGACTGCCAGCCCTCCCTGGGTATGCTCACCGTCAACGCCCTGGCCGCTGCCAACAGGATTATAATTCCCGTCCAGGCGGAGTACCTGCCCGCCAAAGGGCTGGAACAGCTGCTCTCTACGGTGAACAAGGTCAAGCGGCAGATCAACCCGAAACTGCAAATAGACGGTATTCTGCTGACAATGGTGGACAACCGCACAAACTTCGCCAAAGAGATTGCCGCCCTGCTGCGGGAAACCTACGGCAGCAAAATCAAGGTGTTCGGAACCGAGATTCCCCATTCTGTCCGGGCAAAGGAAATCAGCGCAGAGGGCAAGAGCATTTTCGCCCATGACCCAGGCGGCAAAGTAGCCGAAGGCTACGCAAATCTGACCAAGGAGGTGTTGAAACTTGAAAAGCAGCGCGAAAAAAGTAGAGCTGGCATCGGTCGATGA
- a CDS encoding ParB/RepB/Spo0J family partition protein → MKSSAKKVELASVDDLFTTEESRTDAGREKVVEIPLSELHPFKGHPFKVKDDDAMMETADSIRQYGVLVPAIARPDPSGGYELVAGHRRHRASELAEKETMPVIVRDLDDDAATIIMVDSNLQRESLLPSERAFAYKMKLDAMKRQAGRPSKENLSQVGTQKRSDQLLADQVGQSRNQIQRYIRLTELIPELLNMVDEKKIALNPAYELSFLKKEEQTQLLDAMDSEQATPSLSQAQRLKKFSQEGRLSIDVMRAIMGEEKKSDLDKVTFTSDTLRKYFPKSYTPARMQETIIKLLEQWQKKRQRDQER, encoded by the coding sequence TTGAAAAGCAGCGCGAAAAAAGTAGAGCTGGCATCGGTCGATGATCTGTTTACCACCGAGGAAAGCCGCACCGACGCGGGGCGGGAAAAGGTGGTAGAAATCCCTTTAAGCGAGCTGCACCCGTTCAAGGGACACCCCTTCAAGGTCAAAGATGATGATGCCATGATGGAAACAGCGGACAGCATCCGGCAGTACGGCGTTCTTGTTCCTGCTATCGCCCGTCCTGACCCCAGCGGCGGCTATGAGCTGGTAGCCGGACACAGGCGGCATCGGGCCAGTGAACTGGCAGAGAAAGAAACCATGCCGGTGATTGTCCGGGATTTGGACGATGACGCAGCCACGATTATCATGGTTGACAGCAATTTACAACGGGAAAGCCTGCTCCCCAGCGAGAGGGCTTTTGCCTACAAAATGAAGTTAGACGCTATGAAGCGGCAAGCGGGCAGACCAAGCAAAGAAAATCTGTCCCAAGTTGGGACACAAAAACGCTCTGACCAGTTGCTTGCAGATCAGGTGGGGCAAAGCCGCAATCAAATTCAACGCTATATCCGCCTGACCGAGTTGATTCCCGAACTGCTGAACATGGTGGACGAAAAGAAAATTGCCCTGAACCCGGCCTATGAGCTGTCCTTTCTCAAAAAAGAAGAACAGACACAGCTTTTGGACGCGATGGACAGCGAACAGGCCACCCCCTCCCTTTCCCAAGCCCAGCGGCTCAAGAAATTCAGCCAAGAGGGGCGTTTATCCATAGACGTAATGCGGGCGATTATGGGCGAGGAAAAGAAAAGCGATCTGGACAAGGTGACGTTTACCTCCGACACCCTGCGGAAGTATTTTCCCAAAAGCTATACCCCTGCCCGGATGCAGGAAACCATCATCAAACTGCTGGAACAGTGGCAGAAAAAGCGTCAGAGAGATCAGGAACGCTGA
- a CDS encoding DUF3846 domain-containing protein, which produces MRIKIYQINFDRDTARAKFMGLSQLKDDVDSSSYDEVFSGDVDCGNLEDVFARFNTEGHPLHRGHSLSVSDVVLTENGAFFCDTIGFKEIDFDESKTHKPDGLLKIVYVETNRPPFVSEVSNDLKSLQRAVDGHIAPVYLGDGTILMCNDEAKLIGMDGNRRLGDSTIAGPFFIVGEDGEDFRSLTDDEIQRYMKRFAEPEQISQQEVEGDMGFISCTY; this is translated from the coding sequence GTGAGAATCAAAATCTATCAAATCAATTTTGACCGTGACACTGCCAGGGCGAAGTTTATGGGCTTGAGTCAGTTAAAGGACGATGTGGACTCCAGCAGCTACGACGAGGTGTTCAGCGGCGATGTGGACTGCGGGAATCTGGAGGATGTGTTTGCTAGATTCAATACTGAGGGCCACCCTCTGCACCGGGGCCATTCGCTTTCCGTTTCTGATGTAGTGCTGACGGAAAACGGCGCGTTCTTCTGCGACACCATCGGCTTTAAGGAGATCGACTTTGACGAGAGTAAGACCCACAAGCCGGACGGCCTGCTGAAGATAGTCTATGTGGAGACGAACCGCCCTCCCTTTGTCAGCGAGGTAAGCAATGACTTGAAGTCCTTGCAGCGGGCTGTAGACGGGCACATAGCACCAGTCTATTTGGGTGACGGCACAATCCTAATGTGCAACGATGAGGCCAAGCTGATAGGCATGGATGGGAACCGTAGGCTGGGTGATTCCACCATAGCCGGGCCATTCTTCATTGTGGGCGAGGACGGCGAGGACTTTCGATCTCTGACGGACGATGAGATCCAGCGGTACATGAAGCGTTTTGCGGAACCGGAACAAATCAGCCAGCAGGAGGTGGAGGGCGATATGGGCTTCATTAGCTGCACATATTAA
- a CDS encoding ABC transporter permease, with protein sequence MTWPFENDTSAITKKLANKSLKSEKRRNLMVVIAVALAAFLICFTGIVSTSLTQMQRNQVVDTYEAVWLGVEENDIETLKGLPEFERVGGYYMLGEELSEQGYHASYVYCDAQMMEITKAQMKLLEGRVPEKANEVVVSEYFLSTYGNNAKIGDTVTLDTESFHGDYVVTGIMDSVNEKEANTCAIILSNAALTEWKGFDPTGYRAYVHFKNSDQLGEELITSYCREIAEEYQLPMPKMNSKYFAYTSKSFDFALMAGVIAIVLIGGYIVIQSIFRISINDKIRSYGQLRTIGATPKQIKRIVKREGRKLGSIGILIGTVLGVCAGFLLFSKGFNAVSYVIMISLTLISCWFMVSISIRKPVKIAAGISPIEAVRFTPVQKDIRSRKKNIKLNPVSMGIANFKRDRKKTVAIVTSLSLGGIILLVVSSIVLLRSPEALARQEFPDGDYKVYLDSKLSEQEVMAAGNPLNEELKQEILSIDGVTDVIAKRQSLHINYNVNGIEYGGMCDILTDQNYSKVEASLIEGTMPTDTHSILIDSATSNREHIGVGETAELISGKSTIPVTISGVFNNNLDNGHGTHHFDGVLEFAPEALFHELHPEITSFDYSWSIVSDPQKADHVRDELKNIISAHTDIALDDINTVIEYEKNINSFVFGSMEVLSWLVFLFGVINLINTTLSNQMSRKQENSILRSIGLTQKQLCKMNICEGLCYAFFATLATLIVGLPASIFACSKFSVGAFAGKVVPYKFPVLEMGLFILVLFGMELILSVWTVRRQKKQSLIEQMRAME encoded by the coding sequence GTGACATGGCCTTTTGAAAATGATACCAGCGCCATTACAAAGAAACTGGCAAATAAAAGTTTGAAAAGCGAGAAGCGCCGGAATCTGATGGTGGTGATCGCCGTTGCGCTGGCGGCGTTTCTGATCTGCTTTACGGGAATTGTGTCTACCTCCCTGACACAAATGCAGCGCAATCAGGTTGTCGATACTTATGAGGCGGTCTGGCTGGGCGTGGAGGAAAACGACATTGAAACCCTGAAAGGACTGCCGGAGTTTGAGCGCGTAGGCGGCTACTATATGCTGGGTGAGGAACTTTCGGAACAAGGCTATCATGCGTCCTATGTGTATTGCGACGCGCAAATGATGGAGATTACCAAGGCACAGATGAAGTTGTTAGAGGGCCGGGTTCCTGAAAAAGCAAATGAAGTTGTCGTAAGCGAATACTTTCTTTCCACCTATGGAAACAATGCCAAGATCGGGGACACTGTGACCTTAGATACCGAGAGTTTTCATGGTGATTATGTCGTTACCGGCATTATGGACAGCGTAAATGAAAAAGAAGCGAATACCTGCGCTATCATTCTTTCCAACGCTGCCCTGACAGAATGGAAAGGGTTTGACCCGACTGGCTATCGCGCCTATGTCCATTTCAAAAACAGCGACCAGTTAGGCGAAGAACTGATAACCTCTTATTGCAGGGAGATTGCAGAGGAATATCAGCTTCCTATGCCCAAAATGAACAGCAAGTATTTTGCCTATACTTCTAAATCCTTTGATTTTGCACTGATGGCTGGCGTGATTGCCATTGTTCTGATCGGCGGCTATATTGTGATCCAGAGTATCTTCCGTATCTCCATCAATGACAAAATCAGGAGCTACGGACAGCTTCGGACGATTGGTGCAACGCCAAAGCAAATCAAGCGGATTGTAAAGCGAGAGGGACGCAAACTCGGCAGTATCGGAATTTTGATCGGTACAGTGCTGGGCGTATGCGCTGGTTTTCTCCTGTTTTCCAAGGGATTTAACGCTGTTTCCTATGTGATTATGATTTCCCTGACACTCATAAGCTGCTGGTTTATGGTGTCTATTTCCATCCGTAAGCCAGTAAAGATTGCGGCAGGAATTTCCCCTATTGAAGCCGTCCGTTTTACCCCGGTGCAAAAGGACATCCGCAGCCGGAAAAAGAATATCAAGCTCAATCCTGTTTCAATGGGAATTGCGAATTTTAAGCGTGACCGAAAAAAGACCGTTGCTATTGTAACCTCATTGAGTTTGGGCGGAATTATTCTGCTTGTGGTATCCTCCATTGTTTTGCTGCGCTCCCCAGAGGCGCTTGCAAGACAAGAGTTCCCGGATGGTGACTATAAGGTTTATCTGGATTCAAAGTTGTCAGAACAAGAAGTCATGGCAGCAGGAAATCCACTGAATGAGGAACTCAAACAGGAAATTTTGTCTATTGACGGTGTAACCGATGTGATTGCAAAAAGGCAAAGCCTTCATATAAATTATAACGTCAACGGAATTGAATATGGTGGTATGTGTGATATACTGACTGATCAAAATTATTCTAAGGTTGAAGCTTCATTGATAGAGGGCACTATGCCGACGGATACACACAGCATCCTAATTGATTCGGCAACAAGTAACCGTGAACATATAGGTGTCGGAGAAACAGCTGAACTTATCTCCGGGAAATCAACCATTCCGGTTACTATATCCGGGGTGTTTAACAATAATCTGGATAATGGACATGGAACACATCACTTTGACGGTGTATTGGAATTTGCACCGGAAGCATTGTTCCATGAACTGCACCCGGAAATCACCTCTTTCGATTATTCATGGAGCATTGTAAGTGATCCCCAAAAAGCGGATCATGTGAGGGATGAATTAAAAAATATTATATCCGCTCATACGGATATTGCATTAGATGATATTAACACTGTAATTGAGTATGAAAAAAATATAAATTCTTTTGTATTTGGCAGTATGGAGGTACTTTCATGGCTGGTATTCCTCTTTGGCGTTATCAACCTAATTAACACGACCCTCTCTAATCAAATGTCCAGAAAACAGGAAAACAGTATTTTGCGTTCCATCGGACTGACCCAAAAGCAGCTATGTAAAATGAATATCTGCGAGGGGCTGTGCTATGCATTCTTTGCAACATTGGCGACGCTGATCGTTGGGCTTCCGGCTTCCATCTTTGCTTGCAGCAAATTTAGTGTAGGAGCTTTTGCCGGAAAAGTAGTGCCTTACAAATTCCCGGTTTTGGAAATGGGTCTGTTCATTCTGGTATTGTTCGGAATGGAGCTGATTTTGTCTGTATGGACAGTCCGCAGACAGAAAAAACAATCTCTGATTGAACAAATGCGGGCGATGGAATGA
- a CDS encoding Rpn family recombination-promoting nuclease/putative transposase, with translation MSVSIADINLSNDLVFGEVMRQPENVKPFLEAVLEKKIAEITYIEKQQDIKDGIHLHGIRLDVSLADGAGTQYDVEMQTGRAYDLERRIRFYQSSIDRKTLEPAESYRQLRESYVIFVCTDDYYGRGLALYKRKSVIEGAEDLAYKDGSHAYILNAAFTVKNLSEPALEFLRYINARYRNLPIDISDSDYLTRIDRAVEDIKADKGKVERLMTLAAKLEDVRIDARREGFEAGVEKGIEKGSHDAQIGMAKRLLTKGGMTLAEIADICVLDLDEVKKIAEDE, from the coding sequence GTGAGCGTCAGCATAGCAGATATCAATCTCTCCAATGACCTGGTCTTTGGGGAAGTAATGCGTCAGCCGGAGAACGTCAAGCCCTTCCTGGAGGCGGTGCTGGAAAAGAAAATCGCGGAGATCACCTACATTGAAAAACAGCAGGACATCAAGGACGGTATCCATCTGCACGGCATCCGGCTGGACGTGTCGCTTGCTGACGGGGCCGGAACGCAGTACGATGTGGAGATGCAGACAGGCCGAGCCTATGATCTAGAGCGGCGCATCCGGTTTTACCAGAGCAGCATAGACCGTAAGACCCTGGAGCCAGCAGAGAGTTACCGGCAGCTCAGAGAGAGCTATGTGATCTTCGTCTGCACCGACGACTACTATGGCCGGGGTTTGGCGCTTTATAAGCGCAAGAGCGTTATCGAGGGTGCGGAAGATTTGGCATACAAAGACGGTTCCCACGCTTACATTTTGAATGCGGCGTTTACCGTCAAGAATCTTAGTGAGCCGGCGCTGGAATTTTTGCGGTATATCAACGCGAGATATCGTAATTTGCCGATAGATATTTCAGATTCAGACTATCTGACAAGGATAGACCGGGCGGTAGAGGACATAAAGGCCGACAAAGGGAAGGTGGAGAGGCTTATGACGTTGGCGGCGAAGCTGGAGGATGTGCGGATTGACGCCCGCAGGGAAGGATTCGAAGCTGGTGTAGAAAAAGGTATAGAAAAAGGCTCACACGATGCCCAGATTGGTATGGCGAAAAGATTGCTCACCAAAGGCGGTATGACCCTTGCTGAGATAGCGGATATCTGTGTCCTTGATTTGGATGAAGTCAAAAAAATCGCGGAAGATGAATAG
- a CDS encoding defense against restriction DarA-related protein produces MDGKTITELAAPVKVEQDSITAFGCIDYPQPLTAEQEREYALLPASQNLRALDSIGHAAEAAQLPDAPEQALDEYPMPDPLLREDDLKNCGYQDGDLLPLSKERALELFEQDLTVYAVVDGGGAEMLFDREEFESQLPGTVFALSREEWEESPAFDALVQERLNRQQEREQAFLSHEGDCFAIYQVSREDPQNVRFSRHSLQALQIPLPRPADDLRPAPGRYRLRGV; encoded by the coding sequence ATGGACGGGAAAACCATCACTGAACTGGCCGCGCCGGTAAAGGTGGAACAGGATTCCATCACTGCCTTTGGCTGTATCGACTACCCCCAGCCGCTGACCGCCGAACAGGAACGGGAATACGCCCTTTTGCCCGCCAGCCAAAACCTGCGGGCGCTGGATTCCATCGGCCATGCCGCAGAAGCCGCCCAGCTGCCCGACGCGCCGGAGCAGGCGCTGGATGAATACCCGATGCCGGACCCTTTGCTGCGGGAGGACGATCTGAAAAACTGCGGCTATCAGGACGGGGACTTGCTGCCCCTCTCCAAAGAGCGGGCGCTGGAACTGTTTGAGCAGGATTTGACGGTGTACGCGGTGGTGGACGGGGGCGGCGCGGAAATGCTCTTTGACCGGGAGGAATTTGAATCCCAGCTGCCCGGTACGGTGTTCGCCCTTTCCCGCGAGGAATGGGAGGAAAGCCCAGCCTTTGACGCACTGGTGCAGGAACGGCTGAACCGCCAGCAGGAACGGGAGCAGGCGTTTCTTTCCCATGAGGGGGACTGCTTCGCCATTTATCAGGTCAGCCGGGAGGACCCGCAGAATGTGCGGTTTTCTCGACACAGCCTCCAGGCTTTACAAATACCCCTTCCACGACCAGCTGATGATCTACGCCCAGCGCCCGGACGCTACCGCCTGCGCGGAGTATGA
- a CDS encoding VapE domain-containing protein, which translates to MKYLLLYLEETYGLTNEKKIDNAIGIVANENKYHPIRDYLSSLVWDGKERIRFCLRHFLGADADDYTYEALKLFLMGAISRAFQPGCKFEIMLCLVGGQGAGKSTFFRLLAVRDEWFSDDLRKLDDDNVYRKLQGHWIIEMSEMMATANAKSIEEIKSFLSRQKEVYKIPYETHPADRPRQCVFGGTSNALDFLPLDRSGNRRFIPVMVYPEQAEVHILEDETASRAYIGQMWAEAMEIYRSGRFKLAFSPAMQRYLKEHQRDFMPEDTKAGMIQAYLDKYTGSMVCSKQLYKEALNHAFDEPKQWEIREINEIMNQCISGWRYFPNPRMFSEYGRQKGWERENPATDSGNPSEKTMDGFVEVTEQMELPF; encoded by the coding sequence ATGAAGTATCTGCTTCTCTATCTGGAAGAAACCTACGGGCTTACCAATGAGAAAAAGATTGATAACGCCATCGGGATTGTGGCGAATGAAAACAAGTATCATCCCATCCGGGATTATTTAAGTTCCCTTGTGTGGGACGGGAAGGAACGAATCCGCTTCTGCCTACGGCACTTTCTGGGAGCTGACGCAGATGATTACACCTATGAAGCGTTGAAGCTGTTCCTGATGGGCGCTATCTCACGAGCCTTTCAGCCGGGGTGCAAGTTTGAAATCATGCTCTGTCTGGTCGGAGGTCAGGGGGCTGGCAAGTCCACCTTCTTCCGTCTGCTGGCAGTCCGGGACGAGTGGTTCTCCGATGATTTGCGGAAGCTGGACGATGACAATGTGTACCGTAAGCTGCAAGGTCACTGGATTATCGAAATGTCGGAAATGATGGCAACCGCCAACGCCAAGAGCATTGAGGAAATCAAGTCGTTTTTAAGCCGGCAGAAAGAGGTTTACAAGATACCCTATGAAACCCACCCGGCAGACCGCCCCCGTCAGTGCGTGTTTGGCGGCACTTCCAATGCCCTTGACTTCCTGCCCCTTGACCGTTCCGGCAACCGCCGCTTTATCCCGGTCATGGTGTACCCGGAGCAAGCCGAGGTTCACATTTTGGAGGACGAAACTGCTTCCAGAGCCTATATCGGGCAGATGTGGGCGGAAGCGATGGAGATTTACCGAAGCGGCAGGTTCAAGCTGGCTTTCAGCCCCGCCATGCAGCGGTATCTCAAAGAACACCAGCGGGATTTTATGCCGGAGGACACCAAAGCCGGAATGATACAGGCGTATCTTGATAAGTACACCGGGAGCATGGTCTGCTCCAAGCAGCTTTACAAGGAAGCCTTGAACCATGCCTTTGACGAGCCGAAGCAATGGGAAATCCGGGAAATCAACGAGATTATGAACCAGTGCATTTCCGGCTGGCGGTACTTCCCGAACCCAAGAATGTTTTCAGAATATGGCAGACAAAAGGGCTGGGAGCGTGAAAACCCGGCAACGGACTCCGGCAACCCGTCTGAAAAAACGATGGACGGTTTTGTGGAGGTCACAGAACAGATGGAGCTTCCATTCTGA